The following nucleotide sequence is from Gymnodinialimonas sp. 202GB13-11.
TTCGTTCCAGCCGTCATGATTCTGGCGGCTCTGACCGTGTTGGCATGGCTGCTGCTCGGGCCGGATCCGGCGCTGACATTTGCGTTGGTGGCGGGGGTCTCTGTCCTGATCATCGCGTGCCCTTGTGCGATGGGTCTGGCCACGCCCACGTCGATCATGGTGGGGACGGGGCGCGCGGCGGAGATGGGTGTGCTGTTCCGAAAGGGCGAGGCGTTGCAGCGCCTGGCAGATGTGGACGTGGTGGCGTTCGACAAAACGGGGACGCTGACTCAAGGCCGACCCGAGTTGACCGACATGGTTTTGGCAGACGGATTTGATCGGGCGCAGGTGCTGACGCTGGCGGCGTCGGTCGAGGTGCGTGCAGAACATCCGGTGGCGGAGGCTATTATACGTGCCGCGCGGGCGGAAGGTTTGGCAATTGATCGGACTCTGACGGGGTTTGAGGCGATTGCGGGCCAAGGCGTCCGCGCTGAGGTGGCGGGACAGAGGGTTGCGATTGGCGCAGGTCGCTTGATGCAGTCCGAAGGGGTCGTAATCGGCGCCTTTGGCACCGAGGAAGTGACGCTTGAGGCGCAGGGGAAGACGCTGCTCTACGTTGCAGTGGACGGAAAGCTTGCGGCGCTGTTTGGGGTGGCCGATACGATCAAACCGTCCGCTTTGAGTGCGGTCGAAGCCCTGCATGAACGCGGCCTGAAGGTCGCTATGATCACGGGGGATCGCCAAGCTACGGCGCGGGCGATTGCCGACGCGCTTGGCATTGATGATGTGGCGGCAGATGTGCTGCCTGACGGCAAGGTCGCAGCCATTGACCGTCTGGCAGGCGACGGGCGCAAGGTGGCCTTCGTGGGCGACGGCATCAACGATGCGCCCGCGTTGGCCCATGCGGATATCGGGTTGGCCATCGGGACCGGGACGGATGTGGCGGTGGAGGCCGCAGATGTGGTGTTAATGTCGGGCGATCTGACCGCCGTGATCAACGCCGTCGAGATCTCGCAAAAGACGATGCGCAACATCCGCCAGAACCTCGGTTGGGCCTTTGCCTACAATGCGGCACTTATTCCGGTTGCGGCAGGCGTTCTGTATCCGGCCTTCGGTCTGTTGCTGTCGCCCATGTTCGCCGCCGGGGCCATGGCCTTGTCGTCTGTGTCGGTCCTGAGCAACGCGCTGCGACTTCGGCGTGTGAGGCCTGCACTGGCGCCAGTTACCGTCCGCCCGGAAGCGGATGTGAGTGCTGCGCGCACAATGGCGGCAGAATGAGCGTGGAGGGGCAGGGCAGATGAATATCGGTGAAGTTGCAAAAGCCGCAGGCGTGCCGGCCAAGACGATCCGCTACTATGAGGATATCGGCCTGATCCGCCCGCAAAGGGGCGAAAACGGATACCGGTCCTTCCGCCAATCCGACCTGCACAAACTGGCCTTTCTGGGTCGCGCCCGGGCGCTGGGATTCTCAATCGCCGATTGCCGCGTTTTGTTGGAGCTTT
It contains:
- a CDS encoding copper-translocating P-type ATPase, whose protein sequence is MAYALQISGMNCASCVGRVERALADLPSIRDVQVNLATERAQFEADDPAALQAAAETLEKMGYFAKTTEVRLTLQGLSCAGCVGRAERALAAVPGVVSAAVNLATNTANVTLLDGVTPPKALAEAVTKAGYPGEFVGDTAAANPTDERAAEAMVARRRMILAAVLTLPVFVMEMGGHLFPELHHFIGSTIGHQTNWLIQWALTSLVLIGPGRVFYTKGLPALVRGAPDMNSLVAVGTLAAYGFSVVATFAPGLLPDIARAVYFEAAAVIVTLILVGRFLEARAKGRTGAAISRLVGLQVQTARVMRAGAAVDVVLDDIRVGDILIVRPGERIAVDGEVVEGTSHVDESMITGEPIPVDKGVGDAVTGGTVNGAGGFTFRATRVGADTALSQIIRMVQDAQGAKLPIQTLVDRVTYWFVPAVMILAALTVLAWLLLGPDPALTFALVAGVSVLIIACPCAMGLATPTSIMVGTGRAAEMGVLFRKGEALQRLADVDVVAFDKTGTLTQGRPELTDMVLADGFDRAQVLTLAASVEVRAEHPVAEAIIRAARAEGLAIDRTLTGFEAIAGQGVRAEVAGQRVAIGAGRLMQSEGVVIGAFGTEEVTLEAQGKTLLYVAVDGKLAALFGVADTIKPSALSAVEALHERGLKVAMITGDRQATARAIADALGIDDVAADVLPDGKVAAIDRLAGDGRKVAFVGDGINDAPALAHADIGLAIGTGTDVAVEAADVVLMSGDLTAVINAVEISQKTMRNIRQNLGWAFAYNAALIPVAAGVLYPAFGLLLSPMFAAGAMALSSVSVLSNALRLRRVRPALAPVTVRPEADVSAARTMAAE
- the cueR gene encoding Cu(I)-responsive transcriptional regulator, with the translated sequence MNIGEVAKAAGVPAKTIRYYEDIGLIRPQRGENGYRSFRQSDLHKLAFLGRARALGFSIADCRVLLELYEDERRSSSEVKNIAQKHLDEIDRKIADLSDMRATLSELVRSCAGDNRPDCPILSSLAQEAE